A stretch of Heptranchias perlo isolate sHepPer1 chromosome 1, sHepPer1.hap1, whole genome shotgun sequence DNA encodes these proteins:
- the rbm47 gene encoding RNA-binding protein 47 isoform X4 produces MFCPRSEHNLNGFDRMTAEDSSTMMSTDSCNVSSTKVPEGVAGAPNEATLLALMERTGYAMVQENGQRKYGGPPPGWEGHPPPRGCEVFIGKIPRDVYEDELVPVFESVGRMYEMRLMMDFDGKNRGYAFVMFTAKHEAKRAVRELNNYEIRPGRLLGVCSSVDNCRLFIGGIPKMKKREEILEEIAKVTEGVLDVIVYASAADKMKNRGFAFVEYESHRAAAMARRKLMPGRIQLWGHQIAVDWAEPEIDVDEDVMETVKILYVRNLMIETMEDTIKKIFSQFNPGCVERVKKIRDYAFVHFTTRDDAVLAMEKLNGTDLEGSYIEVTLAKPVDKEQYSRYQKAAKGGPTETPQANIVYSCDPYALAYYGYPYSTLIGPNREYFAKAGTVRGRGRGAAGNRAAGPRGSYLGGYSAGRVAIPSIGTQYQVFQAAPGTKLMEDSKMHPMEHVLNPIAVQTDPNGATVIPSVSTPPPFQTRPITPVYAMASNIQRIPTAGFYGASYLPIAAPASMATLQKNAATAAAVAAYGGYAGYIPQAFPAATIQVPLHDFYQTY; encoded by the exons GTCTGAGCACAatttgaatggttttgacagaatgACAGCTGAAGACTCCAGCACCATGATGAGCACAGATTCCTGCAACGTGTCTTCAACTAAAGTCCCTGAAGGTGTTGCTGGTGCCCCTAATGAGGCCACACTGCTTGCACTTATGGAACGTACAGGCTACGCAATGGTCCAAGAGAATGGTCAACGCAAATACGGTGGCCCCCCTCCCGGTTGGGAGGGACATCCTCCACCCCGTGGGTGCGAGGTCTTTATTGGTAAAATTCCTCGCGATGTATATGAGGATGAGCTTGTCCCTGTTTTTGAGTCAGTGGGACGGATGTACGAGATGCGCTTGATGATGGACTTTGATGGTAAAAACCGAGGTTACGCCTTTGTCATGTTCACAGCCAAGCATGAGGCCAAAAGAGCAGTCAGAGAGCTTAATAACTACGAGATTCGCCCAGGGAGGCTGCTGGGAGTCTGCAGCAGCGTGGATAACTGCAGACTTTTCATTGGGGGCATtccaaaaatgaaaaaaagagaAGAGATTTTAGAAGAGATTGCCAAAGTAACAGAAGGTGTGTTAGATGTGATTGTCTATGCCAGTGCAGCTGACAAGATGAAAAACCGAGGATTTGCATTCGTAGAATATGAAAGTCACCGGGCCGCTGCCATGGCACGGAGAAAGCTGATGCCAGGAAGAATCCAACTGTGGGGTCACCAGATTGCGGTTGACTGGGCTGAGCCGGAGATTGATGTTGACGAAGACGTGATGGAAACTGTTAAAATTCTATATGTGAGAAATCTGATGATCGAAACCATGGAGGACAcgataaaaaaaatctttagtcAGTTCAACCCTGGCTGTGTGGAGCGGGTAAAGAAAATTCGAGATTACGCATTTGTTCATTTCACTACCAGGGATGATGCAGTCCTTGCCATGGAGAAATTAAATGGAACTGACCTTGAAGGTTCCTACATTGAGGTGACCCTGGCCAAGCCTGTGGACAAAGAGCAGTATAGTCGTTACCAGAAAGCAGCAAAAGGGGGACCAACAGAAACACCTCAAGCAAACATTGTTTACTCATGCGATCCCTACGCGCTAGCCTATTATGGGTATCCCTACAGCACGCTGATTGGTCCCAACAGAGAATATTTTGCCAAAG caggcaCTGTGCGTGGCCGAGGTAGAGGGGCAGCTGGCAACAGAGCAGCAGGACCTCGGGGATCGTACCTGGGTGGATATTCTGCAGGCAGAG TAGCCATCCCTTCCATTGGAACCCAATACCAAGTGTTCCAGGCGGCTCCGGGCACTAAGTTAATGGAAGATAGCAAAATGCACCCAATGGAGCATGTTCTTAATCCTATTGCTGTGCAAACGGATCCAAATGGAGCAACCGTCATTCCTTCAGTTTCCACTCCTCCACCTTTTCAG ACTCGGCCAATAACTCCAGTATATGCAATGGCCTCCAATATCCAACGAATTCCTACAGCCGGGTTCTATGGGGCAAGTTATCTTCCAATTGCAGCTCCTGCTTCCATGGCGACACTGCAAAAGAACGCAGCCACCGCTGCAGCAGTGGCAGCCTATGGAGGGTATGCCGGCTACATACCACAGGCATTCCCTGCAGCAACCATTCAAGTCCCTCTACATGATTTCTACCAAACTTATTAG
- the rbm47 gene encoding RNA-binding protein 47 isoform X1, producing the protein MFCPRSEHNLNGFDRMTAEDSSTMMSTDSCNVSSTKVPEGVAGAPNEATLLALMERTGYAMVQENGQRKYGGPPPGWEGHPPPRGCEVFIGKIPRDVYEDELVPVFESVGRMYEMRLMMDFDGKNRGYAFVMFTAKHEAKRAVRELNNYEIRPGRLLGVCSSVDNCRLFIGGIPKMKKREEILEEIAKVTEGVLDVIVYASAADKMKNRGFAFVEYESHRAAAMARRKLMPGRIQLWGHQIAVDWAEPEIDVDEDVMETVKILYVRNLMIETMEDTIKKIFSQFNPGCVERVKKIRDYAFVHFTTRDDAVLAMEKLNGTDLEGSYIEVTLAKPVDKEQYSRYQKAAKGGPTETPQANIVYSCDPYALAYYGYPYSTLIGPNREYFAKAGTVRGRGRGAAGNRAAGPRGSYLGGYSAGRGIYSRYHEGKAKQQDKAYELIPSLDLATVSPVAMKPGAVAIPSIGTQYQVFQAAPGTKLMEDSKMHPMEHVLNPIAVQTDPNGATVIPSVSTPPPFQTRPITPVYAMASNIQRIPTAGFYGASYLPIAAPASMATLQKNAATAAAVAAYGGYAGYIPQAFPAATIQVPLHDFYQTY; encoded by the exons GTCTGAGCACAatttgaatggttttgacagaatgACAGCTGAAGACTCCAGCACCATGATGAGCACAGATTCCTGCAACGTGTCTTCAACTAAAGTCCCTGAAGGTGTTGCTGGTGCCCCTAATGAGGCCACACTGCTTGCACTTATGGAACGTACAGGCTACGCAATGGTCCAAGAGAATGGTCAACGCAAATACGGTGGCCCCCCTCCCGGTTGGGAGGGACATCCTCCACCCCGTGGGTGCGAGGTCTTTATTGGTAAAATTCCTCGCGATGTATATGAGGATGAGCTTGTCCCTGTTTTTGAGTCAGTGGGACGGATGTACGAGATGCGCTTGATGATGGACTTTGATGGTAAAAACCGAGGTTACGCCTTTGTCATGTTCACAGCCAAGCATGAGGCCAAAAGAGCAGTCAGAGAGCTTAATAACTACGAGATTCGCCCAGGGAGGCTGCTGGGAGTCTGCAGCAGCGTGGATAACTGCAGACTTTTCATTGGGGGCATtccaaaaatgaaaaaaagagaAGAGATTTTAGAAGAGATTGCCAAAGTAACAGAAGGTGTGTTAGATGTGATTGTCTATGCCAGTGCAGCTGACAAGATGAAAAACCGAGGATTTGCATTCGTAGAATATGAAAGTCACCGGGCCGCTGCCATGGCACGGAGAAAGCTGATGCCAGGAAGAATCCAACTGTGGGGTCACCAGATTGCGGTTGACTGGGCTGAGCCGGAGATTGATGTTGACGAAGACGTGATGGAAACTGTTAAAATTCTATATGTGAGAAATCTGATGATCGAAACCATGGAGGACAcgataaaaaaaatctttagtcAGTTCAACCCTGGCTGTGTGGAGCGGGTAAAGAAAATTCGAGATTACGCATTTGTTCATTTCACTACCAGGGATGATGCAGTCCTTGCCATGGAGAAATTAAATGGAACTGACCTTGAAGGTTCCTACATTGAGGTGACCCTGGCCAAGCCTGTGGACAAAGAGCAGTATAGTCGTTACCAGAAAGCAGCAAAAGGGGGACCAACAGAAACACCTCAAGCAAACATTGTTTACTCATGCGATCCCTACGCGCTAGCCTATTATGGGTATCCCTACAGCACGCTGATTGGTCCCAACAGAGAATATTTTGCCAAAG caggcaCTGTGCGTGGCCGAGGTAGAGGGGCAGCTGGCAACAGAGCAGCAGGACCTCGGGGATCGTACCTGGGTGGATATTCTGCAGGCAGAGGTATTTACAGCAGATATCATGAAGGGAAGGCCAAGCAACAGGACAAAGCGTATGAACTGATACCCAGCTTAGATCTGGCTACAGTCAGTCCAGTCGCTATGAAACCTGGTGCAG TAGCCATCCCTTCCATTGGAACCCAATACCAAGTGTTCCAGGCGGCTCCGGGCACTAAGTTAATGGAAGATAGCAAAATGCACCCAATGGAGCATGTTCTTAATCCTATTGCTGTGCAAACGGATCCAAATGGAGCAACCGTCATTCCTTCAGTTTCCACTCCTCCACCTTTTCAG ACTCGGCCAATAACTCCAGTATATGCAATGGCCTCCAATATCCAACGAATTCCTACAGCCGGGTTCTATGGGGCAAGTTATCTTCCAATTGCAGCTCCTGCTTCCATGGCGACACTGCAAAAGAACGCAGCCACCGCTGCAGCAGTGGCAGCCTATGGAGGGTATGCCGGCTACATACCACAGGCATTCCCTGCAGCAACCATTCAAGTCCCTCTACATGATTTCTACCAAACTTATTAG
- the rbm47 gene encoding RNA-binding protein 47 isoform X2, which yields MFCPRSEHNLNGFDRMTAEDSSTMMSTDSCNVSSTKVPEGVAGAPNEATLLALMERTGYAMVQENGQRKYGGPPPGWEGHPPPRGCEVFIGKIPRDVYEDELVPVFESVGRMYEMRLMMDFDGKNRGYAFVMFTAKHEAKRAVRELNNYEIRPGRLLGVCSSVDNCRLFIGGIPKMKKREEILEEIAKVTEGVLDVIVYASAADKMKNRGFAFVEYESHRAAAMARRKLMPGRIQLWGHQIAVDWAEPEIDVDEDVMETVKILYVRNLMIETMEDTIKKIFSQFNPGCVERVKKIRDYAFVHFTTRDDAVLAMEKLNGTDLEGSYIEVTLAKPVDKEQYSRYQKAAKGGPTETPQANIVYSCDPYALAYYGYPYSTLIGPNREYFAKGTVRGRGRGAAGNRAAGPRGSYLGGYSAGRGIYSRYHEGKAKQQDKAYELIPSLDLATVSPVAMKPGAVAIPSIGTQYQVFQAAPGTKLMEDSKMHPMEHVLNPIAVQTDPNGATVIPSVSTPPPFQTRPITPVYAMASNIQRIPTAGFYGASYLPIAAPASMATLQKNAATAAAVAAYGGYAGYIPQAFPAATIQVPLHDFYQTY from the exons GTCTGAGCACAatttgaatggttttgacagaatgACAGCTGAAGACTCCAGCACCATGATGAGCACAGATTCCTGCAACGTGTCTTCAACTAAAGTCCCTGAAGGTGTTGCTGGTGCCCCTAATGAGGCCACACTGCTTGCACTTATGGAACGTACAGGCTACGCAATGGTCCAAGAGAATGGTCAACGCAAATACGGTGGCCCCCCTCCCGGTTGGGAGGGACATCCTCCACCCCGTGGGTGCGAGGTCTTTATTGGTAAAATTCCTCGCGATGTATATGAGGATGAGCTTGTCCCTGTTTTTGAGTCAGTGGGACGGATGTACGAGATGCGCTTGATGATGGACTTTGATGGTAAAAACCGAGGTTACGCCTTTGTCATGTTCACAGCCAAGCATGAGGCCAAAAGAGCAGTCAGAGAGCTTAATAACTACGAGATTCGCCCAGGGAGGCTGCTGGGAGTCTGCAGCAGCGTGGATAACTGCAGACTTTTCATTGGGGGCATtccaaaaatgaaaaaaagagaAGAGATTTTAGAAGAGATTGCCAAAGTAACAGAAGGTGTGTTAGATGTGATTGTCTATGCCAGTGCAGCTGACAAGATGAAAAACCGAGGATTTGCATTCGTAGAATATGAAAGTCACCGGGCCGCTGCCATGGCACGGAGAAAGCTGATGCCAGGAAGAATCCAACTGTGGGGTCACCAGATTGCGGTTGACTGGGCTGAGCCGGAGATTGATGTTGACGAAGACGTGATGGAAACTGTTAAAATTCTATATGTGAGAAATCTGATGATCGAAACCATGGAGGACAcgataaaaaaaatctttagtcAGTTCAACCCTGGCTGTGTGGAGCGGGTAAAGAAAATTCGAGATTACGCATTTGTTCATTTCACTACCAGGGATGATGCAGTCCTTGCCATGGAGAAATTAAATGGAACTGACCTTGAAGGTTCCTACATTGAGGTGACCCTGGCCAAGCCTGTGGACAAAGAGCAGTATAGTCGTTACCAGAAAGCAGCAAAAGGGGGACCAACAGAAACACCTCAAGCAAACATTGTTTACTCATGCGATCCCTACGCGCTAGCCTATTATGGGTATCCCTACAGCACGCTGATTGGTCCCAACAGAGAATATTTTGCCAAAG gcaCTGTGCGTGGCCGAGGTAGAGGGGCAGCTGGCAACAGAGCAGCAGGACCTCGGGGATCGTACCTGGGTGGATATTCTGCAGGCAGAGGTATTTACAGCAGATATCATGAAGGGAAGGCCAAGCAACAGGACAAAGCGTATGAACTGATACCCAGCTTAGATCTGGCTACAGTCAGTCCAGTCGCTATGAAACCTGGTGCAG TAGCCATCCCTTCCATTGGAACCCAATACCAAGTGTTCCAGGCGGCTCCGGGCACTAAGTTAATGGAAGATAGCAAAATGCACCCAATGGAGCATGTTCTTAATCCTATTGCTGTGCAAACGGATCCAAATGGAGCAACCGTCATTCCTTCAGTTTCCACTCCTCCACCTTTTCAG ACTCGGCCAATAACTCCAGTATATGCAATGGCCTCCAATATCCAACGAATTCCTACAGCCGGGTTCTATGGGGCAAGTTATCTTCCAATTGCAGCTCCTGCTTCCATGGCGACACTGCAAAAGAACGCAGCCACCGCTGCAGCAGTGGCAGCCTATGGAGGGTATGCCGGCTACATACCACAGGCATTCCCTGCAGCAACCATTCAAGTCCCTCTACATGATTTCTACCAAACTTATTAG
- the rbm47 gene encoding RNA-binding protein 47 isoform X5 codes for MFCPRSEHNLNGFDRMTAEDSSTMMSTDSCNVSSTKVPEGVAGAPNEATLLALMERTGYAMVQENGQRKYGGPPPGWEGHPPPRGCEVFIGKIPRDVYEDELVPVFESVGRMYEMRLMMDFDGKNRGYAFVMFTAKHEAKRAVRELNNYEIRPGRLLGVCSSVDNCRLFIGGIPKMKKREEILEEIAKVTEGVLDVIVYASAADKMKNRGFAFVEYESHRAAAMARRKLMPGRIQLWGHQIAVDWAEPEIDVDEDVMETVKILYVRNLMIETMEDTIKKIFSQFNPGCVERVKKIRDYAFVHFTTRDDAVLAMEKLNGTDLEGSYIEVTLAKPVDKEQYSRYQKAAKGGPTETPQANIVYSCDPYALAYYGYPYSTLIGPNREYFAKVAIPSIGTQYQVFQAAPGTKLMEDSKMHPMEHVLNPIAVQTDPNGATVIPSVSTPPPFQTRPITPVYAMASNIQRIPTAGFYGASYLPIAAPASMATLQKNAATAAAVAAYGGYAGYIPQAFPAATIQVPLHDFYQTY; via the exons GTCTGAGCACAatttgaatggttttgacagaatgACAGCTGAAGACTCCAGCACCATGATGAGCACAGATTCCTGCAACGTGTCTTCAACTAAAGTCCCTGAAGGTGTTGCTGGTGCCCCTAATGAGGCCACACTGCTTGCACTTATGGAACGTACAGGCTACGCAATGGTCCAAGAGAATGGTCAACGCAAATACGGTGGCCCCCCTCCCGGTTGGGAGGGACATCCTCCACCCCGTGGGTGCGAGGTCTTTATTGGTAAAATTCCTCGCGATGTATATGAGGATGAGCTTGTCCCTGTTTTTGAGTCAGTGGGACGGATGTACGAGATGCGCTTGATGATGGACTTTGATGGTAAAAACCGAGGTTACGCCTTTGTCATGTTCACAGCCAAGCATGAGGCCAAAAGAGCAGTCAGAGAGCTTAATAACTACGAGATTCGCCCAGGGAGGCTGCTGGGAGTCTGCAGCAGCGTGGATAACTGCAGACTTTTCATTGGGGGCATtccaaaaatgaaaaaaagagaAGAGATTTTAGAAGAGATTGCCAAAGTAACAGAAGGTGTGTTAGATGTGATTGTCTATGCCAGTGCAGCTGACAAGATGAAAAACCGAGGATTTGCATTCGTAGAATATGAAAGTCACCGGGCCGCTGCCATGGCACGGAGAAAGCTGATGCCAGGAAGAATCCAACTGTGGGGTCACCAGATTGCGGTTGACTGGGCTGAGCCGGAGATTGATGTTGACGAAGACGTGATGGAAACTGTTAAAATTCTATATGTGAGAAATCTGATGATCGAAACCATGGAGGACAcgataaaaaaaatctttagtcAGTTCAACCCTGGCTGTGTGGAGCGGGTAAAGAAAATTCGAGATTACGCATTTGTTCATTTCACTACCAGGGATGATGCAGTCCTTGCCATGGAGAAATTAAATGGAACTGACCTTGAAGGTTCCTACATTGAGGTGACCCTGGCCAAGCCTGTGGACAAAGAGCAGTATAGTCGTTACCAGAAAGCAGCAAAAGGGGGACCAACAGAAACACCTCAAGCAAACATTGTTTACTCATGCGATCCCTACGCGCTAGCCTATTATGGGTATCCCTACAGCACGCTGATTGGTCCCAACAGAGAATATTTTGCCAAAG TAGCCATCCCTTCCATTGGAACCCAATACCAAGTGTTCCAGGCGGCTCCGGGCACTAAGTTAATGGAAGATAGCAAAATGCACCCAATGGAGCATGTTCTTAATCCTATTGCTGTGCAAACGGATCCAAATGGAGCAACCGTCATTCCTTCAGTTTCCACTCCTCCACCTTTTCAG ACTCGGCCAATAACTCCAGTATATGCAATGGCCTCCAATATCCAACGAATTCCTACAGCCGGGTTCTATGGGGCAAGTTATCTTCCAATTGCAGCTCCTGCTTCCATGGCGACACTGCAAAAGAACGCAGCCACCGCTGCAGCAGTGGCAGCCTATGGAGGGTATGCCGGCTACATACCACAGGCATTCCCTGCAGCAACCATTCAAGTCCCTCTACATGATTTCTACCAAACTTATTAG
- the rbm47 gene encoding RNA-binding protein 47 isoform X3 yields MTAEDSSTMMSTDSCNVSSTKVPEGVAGAPNEATLLALMERTGYAMVQENGQRKYGGPPPGWEGHPPPRGCEVFIGKIPRDVYEDELVPVFESVGRMYEMRLMMDFDGKNRGYAFVMFTAKHEAKRAVRELNNYEIRPGRLLGVCSSVDNCRLFIGGIPKMKKREEILEEIAKVTEGVLDVIVYASAADKMKNRGFAFVEYESHRAAAMARRKLMPGRIQLWGHQIAVDWAEPEIDVDEDVMETVKILYVRNLMIETMEDTIKKIFSQFNPGCVERVKKIRDYAFVHFTTRDDAVLAMEKLNGTDLEGSYIEVTLAKPVDKEQYSRYQKAAKGGPTETPQANIVYSCDPYALAYYGYPYSTLIGPNREYFAKAGTVRGRGRGAAGNRAAGPRGSYLGGYSAGRGIYSRYHEGKAKQQDKAYELIPSLDLATVSPVAMKPGAVAIPSIGTQYQVFQAAPGTKLMEDSKMHPMEHVLNPIAVQTDPNGATVIPSVSTPPPFQTRPITPVYAMASNIQRIPTAGFYGASYLPIAAPASMATLQKNAATAAAVAAYGGYAGYIPQAFPAATIQVPLHDFYQTY; encoded by the exons atgACAGCTGAAGACTCCAGCACCATGATGAGCACAGATTCCTGCAACGTGTCTTCAACTAAAGTCCCTGAAGGTGTTGCTGGTGCCCCTAATGAGGCCACACTGCTTGCACTTATGGAACGTACAGGCTACGCAATGGTCCAAGAGAATGGTCAACGCAAATACGGTGGCCCCCCTCCCGGTTGGGAGGGACATCCTCCACCCCGTGGGTGCGAGGTCTTTATTGGTAAAATTCCTCGCGATGTATATGAGGATGAGCTTGTCCCTGTTTTTGAGTCAGTGGGACGGATGTACGAGATGCGCTTGATGATGGACTTTGATGGTAAAAACCGAGGTTACGCCTTTGTCATGTTCACAGCCAAGCATGAGGCCAAAAGAGCAGTCAGAGAGCTTAATAACTACGAGATTCGCCCAGGGAGGCTGCTGGGAGTCTGCAGCAGCGTGGATAACTGCAGACTTTTCATTGGGGGCATtccaaaaatgaaaaaaagagaAGAGATTTTAGAAGAGATTGCCAAAGTAACAGAAGGTGTGTTAGATGTGATTGTCTATGCCAGTGCAGCTGACAAGATGAAAAACCGAGGATTTGCATTCGTAGAATATGAAAGTCACCGGGCCGCTGCCATGGCACGGAGAAAGCTGATGCCAGGAAGAATCCAACTGTGGGGTCACCAGATTGCGGTTGACTGGGCTGAGCCGGAGATTGATGTTGACGAAGACGTGATGGAAACTGTTAAAATTCTATATGTGAGAAATCTGATGATCGAAACCATGGAGGACAcgataaaaaaaatctttagtcAGTTCAACCCTGGCTGTGTGGAGCGGGTAAAGAAAATTCGAGATTACGCATTTGTTCATTTCACTACCAGGGATGATGCAGTCCTTGCCATGGAGAAATTAAATGGAACTGACCTTGAAGGTTCCTACATTGAGGTGACCCTGGCCAAGCCTGTGGACAAAGAGCAGTATAGTCGTTACCAGAAAGCAGCAAAAGGGGGACCAACAGAAACACCTCAAGCAAACATTGTTTACTCATGCGATCCCTACGCGCTAGCCTATTATGGGTATCCCTACAGCACGCTGATTGGTCCCAACAGAGAATATTTTGCCAAAG caggcaCTGTGCGTGGCCGAGGTAGAGGGGCAGCTGGCAACAGAGCAGCAGGACCTCGGGGATCGTACCTGGGTGGATATTCTGCAGGCAGAGGTATTTACAGCAGATATCATGAAGGGAAGGCCAAGCAACAGGACAAAGCGTATGAACTGATACCCAGCTTAGATCTGGCTACAGTCAGTCCAGTCGCTATGAAACCTGGTGCAG TAGCCATCCCTTCCATTGGAACCCAATACCAAGTGTTCCAGGCGGCTCCGGGCACTAAGTTAATGGAAGATAGCAAAATGCACCCAATGGAGCATGTTCTTAATCCTATTGCTGTGCAAACGGATCCAAATGGAGCAACCGTCATTCCTTCAGTTTCCACTCCTCCACCTTTTCAG ACTCGGCCAATAACTCCAGTATATGCAATGGCCTCCAATATCCAACGAATTCCTACAGCCGGGTTCTATGGGGCAAGTTATCTTCCAATTGCAGCTCCTGCTTCCATGGCGACACTGCAAAAGAACGCAGCCACCGCTGCAGCAGTGGCAGCCTATGGAGGGTATGCCGGCTACATACCACAGGCATTCCCTGCAGCAACCATTCAAGTCCCTCTACATGATTTCTACCAAACTTATTAG